Proteins encoded by one window of Anderseniella sp. Alg231-50:
- a CDS encoding LysE family transporter — MSVEFLLTSIVVVLLPGTGVLYTLAIGLGRGFRPSIAAAFGCTLGILPAAIASIVGLAAILHTSALAFQIVKYLGVAYLFYMAWSIMKDGGTLDVTEDTAPVPAGRTILNGMLLNVLNPKLSLFFMAFLPQFVPLDAQGATASLVLLAGVFMALTFIIFVGYGACAAMARDYVISRPVVMTWLKRSFAGTFGFLGLRLALSER, encoded by the coding sequence ATGAGTGTTGAATTCCTGCTGACGTCAATTGTCGTCGTTCTGTTGCCGGGAACCGGTGTGCTGTACACGCTGGCCATTGGGCTGGGGCGCGGGTTCCGGCCCAGCATTGCGGCTGCGTTCGGCTGCACACTGGGCATTCTGCCGGCAGCGATTGCCAGTATCGTCGGGCTGGCCGCCATTCTGCACACCAGTGCGCTGGCCTTCCAGATCGTAAAGTACCTCGGCGTCGCCTATCTGTTCTACATGGCCTGGAGCATCATGAAGGACGGCGGCACGCTGGATGTCACCGAAGACACGGCGCCGGTTCCGGCCGGCAGGACGATCCTGAACGGCATGCTGCTCAATGTGCTGAACCCCAAGCTGTCCTTGTTCTTCATGGCCTTCCTGCCGCAGTTCGTGCCGCTTGATGCGCAAGGCGCAACGGCAAGCCTGGTGCTGCTGGCGGGCGTTTTCATGGCGCTCACCTTCATCATTTTTGTCGGCTACGGCGCCTGCGCGGCCATGGCCCGTGATTATGTAATTTCGCGCCCCGTCGTCATGACGTGGCTCAAGCGGAGTTTCGCCGGTACATTCGGGTTTCTGGGCCTGAGGCTTGCCCTGTCTGAGCGGTAG
- a CDS encoding methyltransferase domain-containing protein, giving the protein MAGSREVAKHYTHGSLLDAIRDGIGGIGKTPETVTIDDLAPIDEFHIGGRVASVEFLDQLSLTNQSHVLDVGCGLGGPARFAASHYGATVTGIDLTAEFVQAGQVLCRWVGLENTITLVEGSALAMPFGNSGFDAAYMMHVGMNIADKETLFGEVARVLKPGATFGIYDVMQTGDTGISFPVPWAETAATSALASPGQYKSALETAGFEITAQRNRRHFALAFFAELAALTKAAGGPPPLGIHILMGESRAIKVKNMADNIAAGRIAPVELIARLY; this is encoded by the coding sequence ATGGCTGGGTCACGCGAGGTTGCCAAGCATTATACCCACGGTTCGCTGCTTGATGCGATCAGGGACGGGATCGGCGGGATCGGAAAGACACCTGAAACCGTCACCATCGATGACCTTGCTCCCATTGACGAATTCCATATCGGCGGACGCGTGGCATCAGTTGAATTCCTCGACCAGCTGTCGCTGACCAACCAGTCCCATGTGCTCGATGTCGGCTGCGGGCTGGGTGGGCCGGCACGGTTTGCGGCCAGCCACTATGGCGCAACCGTCACCGGCATCGACCTGACGGCAGAATTCGTGCAGGCCGGACAGGTGCTGTGCCGGTGGGTTGGTCTGGAAAACACCATAACGCTTGTCGAAGGCAGCGCGCTTGCCATGCCGTTCGGCAATTCAGGCTTCGATGCGGCCTACATGATGCATGTGGGCATGAACATTGCCGACAAGGAAACCCTGTTTGGTGAGGTTGCCCGGGTGTTGAAGCCCGGCGCCACGTTCGGCATCTATGACGTGATGCAGACAGGCGACACCGGGATCAGCTTTCCGGTGCCGTGGGCGGAAACCGCTGCAACCAGCGCACTGGCGTCACCCGGTCAATACAAATCAGCGCTTGAAACGGCAGGCTTCGAAATCACCGCGCAGCGAAACCGGCGCCACTTCGCCCTGGCGTTCTTTGCGGAACTGGCCGCGCTAACCAAGGCCGCCGGAGGCCCGCCACCGCTTGGCATACATATCCTGATGGGTGAAAGCCGGGCCATAAAAGTGAAGAACATGGCCGACAACATCGCAGCCGGACGCATTGCCCCGGTGGAACTGATCGCGCGGCTGTACTGA
- a CDS encoding pyridoxamine 5'-phosphate oxidase family protein, giving the protein MTTHPPAFKPVAGNTGLEQVLATVWACLREGAAPGRSPYSIAQLATVSTDGSAKVRYVVLRRVSEDVREITFHTDVRSSKIAEINANPDVALVAADLEKNLQIRLEGRAHVITDGRVKRTAWDASRDHSLVLFRNPLVPGTPIDSPSDGQPTNQTVTRDDGYENFCMVVMSVTSVDWLDLSPDGHERAILVRNGLDWHGSWVAP; this is encoded by the coding sequence GTGACCACACACCCGCCAGCCTTCAAACCGGTCGCCGGAAACACCGGCCTCGAACAGGTTCTCGCAACCGTCTGGGCCTGCCTGCGCGAAGGAGCGGCACCGGGACGTTCGCCCTACAGCATTGCGCAACTGGCAACCGTCAGCACGGACGGGTCGGCTAAAGTGCGCTATGTCGTGCTGCGCCGGGTGTCCGAGGACGTCCGCGAAATTACCTTTCACACCGATGTGCGCTCGAGCAAGATTGCCGAGATCAATGCCAACCCGGATGTGGCGCTGGTGGCGGCCGATCTTGAGAAAAACCTCCAGATCAGGCTGGAAGGCCGGGCTCACGTCATCACAGACGGCCGTGTCAAACGCACAGCCTGGGATGCCAGCCGGGACCATTCCCTGGTGCTGTTTCGCAATCCGCTGGTGCCGGGCACACCCATAGACAGCCCATCCGACGGCCAGCCCACGAACCAGACGGTGACCCGTGACGACGGCTATGAGAACTTCTGCATGGTGGTCATGTCAGTGACCAGCGTGGATTGGCTCGACCTTTCACCTGATGGTCACGAACGAGCGATCCTTGTGCGCAACGGCTTAGACTGGCACGGCAGCTGGGTGGCGCCATAG
- a CDS encoding SDR family oxidoreductase, with amino-acid sequence MSEQKVAIITAGGSGMGADSARKLAADGFHVAILSSSGKGEALANELGGIGVTGSNQSVDDLQRLVDATMEKWGRVDVLVNSAGHGPRAPVLDLSDEDWHTGMDVYFLNVVRPTRLVTPIMQAQKSGTIINISTFAAFEPNPVFPTSGVFRAGLAAFTKLFSDKYATDNIRMNNVLPGFINSLPEKQEFLEQIPMQRYGDSLGEIASVVAFLASGGAAYITGQNIRVDGGITRSV; translated from the coding sequence ATGTCCGAGCAAAAAGTAGCAATCATAACAGCTGGCGGCAGCGGCATGGGCGCAGACTCAGCCCGCAAGCTGGCGGCTGACGGTTTTCACGTGGCCATCCTGTCATCGTCCGGCAAGGGCGAAGCGCTGGCTAACGAGCTTGGCGGCATCGGTGTCACCGGGTCCAACCAATCGGTTGACGATCTGCAGCGCCTCGTCGATGCGACCATGGAAAAATGGGGGCGGGTAGACGTTCTTGTAAACAGTGCCGGTCACGGGCCGCGTGCGCCGGTTCTCGACCTGAGCGATGAAGACTGGCACACCGGCATGGATGTCTATTTCCTCAACGTCGTGCGCCCGACCCGCCTCGTAACACCCATCATGCAGGCCCAGAAATCCGGCACTATCATCAACATCTCGACCTTTGCCGCGTTTGAACCCAACCCGGTGTTTCCTACTTCGGGCGTGTTCCGGGCCGGCCTTGCCGCCTTTACCAAACTGTTCTCCGACAAGTATGCGACTGACAACATCAGGATGAACAATGTGCTGCCGGGCTTCATCAACAGCCTGCCGGAAAAGCAGGAGTTTCTCGAGCAGATTCCGATGCAGCGCTACGGAGACTCGCTGGGCGAGATCGCATCCGTCGTCGCCTTCCTGGCGTCTGGCGGCGCGGCCTACATCACCGGCCAGAACATCCGCGTGGATGGCGGGATCACTCGGTCCGTGTAA
- a CDS encoding LysR substrate-binding domain-containing protein, translated as MEPVPRLPPLNALKAFEASGRHLNFRLAAEEIGVTQGAVAQHVRALEADFQVKLFERLARGLALTDEGRKYHAPIQRAFELIRDASDELRPQQGVVTISVTPSFATKWLVPRLAQFTASNPDLNVQIVASADLANFQDDGIDLAVRQGRAPSLSGLVSAALFPAEIYAVCSPALLQGDHPLLMPEDLEHHTLLLDGHGLWPLYIEEFVPGRPAREFRSIRFNQTAHAVDAALSGQGVALAGDLFVADELASGRLVRPFQQTVQKDLGFFIVAPRKSKNATPVKRMWDWLIEQSRTEPSDIID; from the coding sequence ATGGAACCTGTGCCCCGACTGCCTCCCCTGAATGCGCTGAAAGCGTTTGAAGCCTCCGGCCGCCACCTGAATTTCCGGCTGGCGGCTGAAGAAATTGGCGTCACCCAGGGTGCCGTTGCCCAGCACGTACGCGCACTGGAGGCCGACTTCCAGGTCAAACTGTTTGAACGGCTCGCCAGAGGGCTGGCGCTGACCGATGAAGGCCGCAAATACCATGCCCCGATACAGCGGGCCTTTGAACTGATACGCGATGCGAGCGATGAGCTGCGCCCGCAGCAAGGCGTGGTGACGATCTCCGTCACGCCGTCTTTCGCGACGAAATGGCTGGTGCCGCGGTTGGCGCAGTTCACCGCCTCCAATCCTGACCTGAATGTGCAGATCGTGGCGTCGGCTGACCTGGCCAATTTCCAGGACGACGGCATTGACCTTGCCGTGCGACAGGGCCGCGCGCCGAGCCTGTCCGGCCTGGTGTCGGCGGCATTGTTCCCGGCGGAAATCTATGCTGTCTGCAGCCCGGCCCTGCTGCAAGGCGACCATCCCCTGCTGATGCCGGAAGACCTTGAACATCACACCCTGCTGCTCGACGGCCATGGTCTCTGGCCGCTTTATATCGAGGAATTCGTTCCCGGCAGACCGGCGCGCGAGTTTCGCAGCATCAGGTTCAACCAGACCGCCCATGCAGTCGATGCAGCTCTTTCCGGTCAGGGAGTGGCGCTTGCCGGTGACCTGTTCGTCGCCGATGAACTGGCTTCTGGCCGGCTGGTCCGGCCGTTTCAGCAAACTGTGCAGAAGGACCTCGGGTTTTTCATCGTGGCGCCGCGCAAATCAAAGAACGCAACCCCGGTCAAACGCATGTGGGACTGGCTGATAGAGCAGAGCCGGACCGAACCGTCCGACATTATCGACTAG
- a CDS encoding hemopexin repeat-containing protein, with protein MHNGVSDATNRRTSVPHALAAGLFFGMAALGVASTTAGAEPSIDAAMFANGKTYFFKDIGYYRLNGSKVEPGYPKLMRQWKGLPDKFLSGLDAALYFPERKKIYFFRGNQYVRITGSRMDKGYPNTIAKAWKGMPARFHANLDAAVYRKGHTYFFKGGEYVRFTGTRMDKGYPKKLPGGWGFPGGFRNKLDAAFQSGKNKKYYVFKGDRYIRLTDTKLNKGYPRALSVWKGLSGNFANKKPKPKDGGTGGKSPYDLSKGILPAQMSWLPHVCPNLDFCPRLVTSLYDVQLRSYVPPRFLTLGGEGSPSIYAGLVASRDVPKYGVRAGCRFDSQEYRNRIRDNQTLWEEGLELGQAILTQWGGALKSAKSAVASTVAGEICSVIDNSNSCRSTMKAAITAGLNAGLVALGLPPEIPDLKMLREQGINYLASEAVSIALSNADKVAGEAVHGLIKEQVYEKAFKAAKKVLSKELNSLVPSAEYNPENPESWGYWVRAYSPHPAHAYVTIKRRKDIKPVVYGLMAQLNMRNRPQLALHDRNKVWGLTLIPFPEYVPAEGLTLPIVLKPSYGPKNAADKVMSANVPGQPISDHWLNNKFGMSAYYMREYQSNYDHRRSTSGQPGSDWDLFYSGLKLKYNFQLLATWSPFSADKKGYEGVVFSEQSRSNGIVWDAVTGVGVRKTNEKCKTSWWYADQIKDYMGRMDPPKHCNGQRNLVNYNVKGVQKWCY; from the coding sequence ATGCATAACGGCGTATCTGATGCGACCAATCGGAGAACAAGTGTACCGCATGCCTTGGCTGCAGGGCTCTTTTTCGGCATGGCAGCACTTGGTGTTGCAAGCACCACGGCCGGTGCGGAACCTTCCATCGATGCGGCCATGTTTGCCAATGGCAAAACCTATTTTTTCAAGGACATCGGCTATTACCGGTTGAACGGCAGCAAGGTCGAGCCCGGATATCCCAAGCTCATGCGGCAGTGGAAAGGGTTGCCGGACAAGTTTCTAAGCGGGCTGGATGCGGCACTTTATTTTCCCGAGCGCAAGAAGATCTATTTCTTCAGGGGCAACCAGTATGTGCGCATTACCGGCAGCAGGATGGACAAGGGTTATCCCAACACCATTGCCAAAGCCTGGAAGGGCATGCCGGCCCGCTTCCATGCAAATCTTGATGCCGCCGTGTATCGCAAGGGCCACACCTACTTTTTCAAGGGTGGCGAATATGTCCGTTTCACCGGCACGCGCATGGACAAGGGGTATCCGAAGAAACTGCCCGGCGGTTGGGGCTTTCCGGGCGGGTTCCGCAATAAGCTGGATGCAGCCTTCCAGTCCGGCAAGAACAAAAAATACTATGTGTTCAAGGGCGATCGCTATATCCGCCTGACCGACACAAAGCTGAACAAGGGTTATCCGCGCGCCCTGAGTGTATGGAAGGGATTGAGCGGTAATTTCGCCAACAAAAAGCCCAAACCGAAAGACGGTGGCACCGGGGGCAAAAGCCCGTATGATCTGAGCAAGGGCATACTGCCGGCTCAGATGTCCTGGTTGCCGCATGTATGTCCCAATCTGGATTTTTGCCCTCGGCTGGTCACCAGCCTGTATGATGTTCAGCTGCGCAGCTATGTACCACCGAGATTTCTGACGCTGGGCGGGGAGGGTAGCCCGTCGATTTATGCCGGCCTGGTGGCATCGCGCGATGTGCCCAAATATGGAGTGCGGGCCGGCTGTCGCTTCGACAGCCAGGAGTACAGAAATCGCATCCGCGACAACCAGACATTGTGGGAGGAAGGGCTTGAACTTGGTCAGGCCATTCTTACCCAGTGGGGCGGAGCGCTGAAATCGGCCAAATCGGCAGTGGCGTCCACGGTAGCTGGTGAAATCTGTTCGGTTATTGATAACAGCAATTCCTGCCGCAGCACCATGAAGGCTGCCATCACTGCCGGATTGAACGCAGGCCTGGTCGCGCTTGGCCTGCCACCGGAGATTCCCGACCTGAAAATGCTGCGCGAGCAGGGCATCAACTACCTGGCTTCGGAAGCAGTTTCGATTGCCCTGAGCAATGCCGACAAGGTGGCCGGTGAAGCCGTGCATGGCCTGATCAAGGAGCAGGTTTATGAAAAGGCCTTCAAGGCGGCCAAGAAAGTCCTGTCCAAGGAACTCAATTCGCTGGTGCCGTCTGCTGAATACAATCCTGAAAACCCCGAATCCTGGGGTTATTGGGTGAGGGCCTACTCGCCGCATCCGGCGCATGCCTATGTCACCATCAAACGGCGCAAGGACATAAAGCCTGTGGTCTATGGCCTGATGGCACAGCTTAATATGCGCAACCGGCCACAACTGGCATTGCATGACCGCAACAAGGTCTGGGGACTGACACTGATACCGTTCCCGGAATACGTTCCCGCTGAAGGCCTGACACTGCCGATCGTGCTGAAACCCTCCTACGGTCCCAAGAATGCCGCCGACAAGGTGATGTCCGCGAATGTTCCCGGGCAACCGATTTCCGATCACTGGCTCAATAACAAATTCGGCATGAGTGCGTATTACATGCGCGAATACCAGTCCAATTACGATCACCGTCGCTCCACCAGCGGTCAGCCGGGATCAGACTGGGACTTGTTTTACTCCGGACTTAAGCTCAAATACAATTTTCAGTTGTTGGCCACCTGGTCGCCGTTCAGTGCAGATAAAAAGGGTTATGAGGGCGTGGTGTTTTCCGAACAGTCGCGGAGCAACGGCATTGTCTGGGATGCCGTAACCGGGGTGGGTGTTCGCAAGACTAACGAGAAGTGCAAAACCAGCTGGTGGTATGCCGATCAGATAAAGGACTACATGGGTCGCATGGATCCGCCAAAGCACTGTAACGGCCAGAGGAACCTGGTGAACTACAACGTAAAGGGCGTCCAGAAATGGTGCTATTGA
- a CDS encoding helix-turn-helix transcriptional regulator → MDSRFGGFVDELTTLPDAVSIWRHTADYAANAGYSGCSLVLGEMSDGHIRRPRIISSFSADFRQAYAQEGLGEIDPFLLFSCTSLSAKKIVTRDLSSFPGACPQHKMFLEHAAENGAVNNLGIPVRTPDNDVFGGWIFSNSETDEHFEKLHCDHSTQMHLAAVLAYERMVALGLGSMGKEQLLSDRERECLIWLCAGLRVSMIAQRLSLSESAVRLYITNARRKFGARTREQAIARAIFSGEINL, encoded by the coding sequence ATGGATTCACGTTTTGGCGGGTTTGTCGATGAACTGACCACACTGCCGGATGCTGTTTCCATCTGGCGACACACAGCTGATTACGCTGCGAATGCCGGTTATTCCGGCTGTTCCCTGGTGCTTGGCGAAATGTCGGACGGGCACATTCGCCGTCCACGCATAATTTCCAGTTTCAGCGCAGATTTCCGGCAAGCTTATGCCCAGGAAGGCCTCGGGGAGATAGATCCGTTCCTGCTGTTCAGCTGCACCAGCTTGAGCGCCAAGAAAATCGTCACCAGGGACCTCTCCAGCTTTCCCGGCGCGTGTCCGCAACACAAGATGTTTCTCGAACATGCTGCCGAAAACGGGGCGGTCAACAATCTCGGCATTCCGGTTCGCACGCCGGATAACGACGTGTTTGGCGGTTGGATATTTTCCAACAGCGAAACAGACGAGCACTTTGAGAAACTGCATTGCGATCACTCGACGCAAATGCACCTGGCAGCGGTACTGGCCTATGAAAGGATGGTGGCGCTGGGATTAGGCAGCATGGGCAAAGAGCAACTGCTCAGCGACCGTGAACGCGAATGCCTGATATGGCTTTGTGCAGGATTGCGGGTGTCGATGATCGCGCAACGGCTGTCGCTCAGCGAGTCGGCGGTTCGCCTTTACATCACCAATGCCCGGCGCAAGTTCGGCGCGCGCACCCGCGAACAGGCCATTGCCCGGGCCATATTCAGTGGCGAGATAAACCTGTGA
- a CDS encoding DUF3592 domain-containing protein, which produces MNLVAAIVFISGGGLFVLFSLGIFLRQRSFNKTRTPVKLVVVDSHARAGKEGSYIHLEYRITDGPHSGLQKTSEAGTFPPLHAVGDHVDGYFDAATGDILSKKEDRLTNWSILGFAGLGSVMLMLGILAVSRFVS; this is translated from the coding sequence ATGAACCTTGTTGCCGCGATTGTATTTATCTCAGGTGGCGGATTGTTCGTCCTGTTCAGCCTCGGGATTTTCCTGCGCCAGCGCAGCTTCAACAAGACCCGGACACCGGTAAAGCTGGTTGTCGTCGACAGCCATGCCAGGGCCGGGAAGGAGGGCAGTTACATCCACCTTGAGTACAGGATCACCGACGGACCGCATTCGGGACTGCAAAAGACAAGCGAGGCCGGCACATTCCCGCCACTGCATGCCGTGGGTGATCATGTTGACGGCTATTTTGATGCTGCGACAGGCGACATTCTGAGCAAAAAGGAAGACAGGCTGACCAATTGGTCCATACTCGGCTTCGCGGGCCTGGGCAGCGTCATGCTGATGCTGGGCATTCTGGCTGTTTCAAGGTTTGTTTCATAA
- a CDS encoding catalase family peroxidase, whose protein sequence is MTLLTAGQAVSAETETTAEDTINALNGVFGRHAGERTSHAKGFCAAGHFIAAEQEDGFVKGPLFKAARTNVTARFSIGGGNPKASDKSRSVRGLGLRFHISDDEELDLVMISAPVFFAATPSQFVEFLKARTADPATGQKDPAKIKAFNEANPNVMAHVNYLAETPPPASYATTPYFSTHAFLFDGTANKQRAARWIFEPAGGFQGLTKQEEESFPDSFLEADLRGRLTGTAAQWDVFLQIAEAGDAIDDPTAVWPDTRRRVAAGKLVIDQIIEKGTQNDCTGLVFDPNNLPSGIEATDDPILAIRSPAYGISLNRRSQ, encoded by the coding sequence ATGACACTTCTCACCGCCGGCCAGGCCGTATCAGCCGAAACAGAAACCACGGCCGAAGACACGATCAATGCCCTGAACGGTGTCTTCGGCCGTCACGCCGGGGAGCGCACCTCACATGCCAAGGGATTTTGCGCGGCAGGCCACTTCATCGCCGCCGAACAGGAAGATGGTTTTGTGAAAGGCCCGTTGTTCAAGGCTGCAAGGACGAACGTGACGGCGCGGTTTTCCATCGGCGGCGGCAATCCGAAAGCCTCCGACAAGAGCCGCTCCGTGCGCGGCCTCGGGCTTCGTTTTCACATTTCAGATGATGAGGAACTGGATCTGGTGATGATTTCAGCGCCGGTGTTTTTTGCTGCAACCCCGTCCCAGTTTGTCGAGTTCCTGAAAGCCCGCACGGCAGACCCCGCTACAGGCCAGAAAGACCCGGCGAAGATCAAGGCGTTCAACGAGGCCAACCCCAATGTTATGGCGCACGTGAACTACCTGGCGGAAACGCCGCCGCCGGCGAGCTATGCCACCACTCCTTACTTCTCGACCCATGCTTTCCTGTTTGACGGCACAGCAAACAAGCAGCGTGCCGCACGCTGGATTTTCGAGCCTGCCGGTGGTTTCCAGGGCCTGACGAAACAGGAGGAGGAGAGTTTTCCGGACAGCTTCCTCGAGGCGGACCTGCGCGGACGCCTCACCGGCACCGCAGCGCAATGGGACGTCTTTCTGCAAATTGCAGAAGCCGGTGACGCGATCGACGATCCAACTGCCGTCTGGCCTGATACCCGCCGCAGGGTCGCTGCCGGCAAGCTGGTGATCGACCAGATCATCGAAAAAGGTACGCAGAACGATTGCACCGGCCTGGTCTTCGATCCGAACAACCTGCCCAGCGGCATCGAGGCAACGGACGATCCGATCCTCGCCATCCGCAGCCCGGCCTACGGCATCTCGCTGAACCGCCGGTCACAGTAA
- a CDS encoding ArsR family transcriptional regulator: MSTRDDILSLLRRDAMTIPELLERLNVTRNAVIVPLKQLEADGLVEGETQRGKGVGKPAVRYSVVSGREDITSQAYPTFAELTMQTLAEQLPRDQVSQLMRQVGEKMATHLDVNGQSSLTGRLQAATDFLDTLGAETVVDTQQGNPVVRSFSCPLGRAVRQEPCVCSVVAAFLSDVTGTTVDEQCDRGEKLFCKFVVKA; the protein is encoded by the coding sequence ATGTCCACCAGAGATGATATTCTTTCACTTCTAAGACGCGACGCCATGACGATTCCGGAGCTGTTGGAGCGGCTGAACGTCACCCGCAATGCGGTCATCGTTCCGCTCAAGCAGCTTGAAGCCGATGGCCTCGTGGAAGGCGAAACCCAGCGCGGCAAGGGAGTTGGCAAACCGGCCGTCAGGTACAGTGTCGTGTCCGGCCGCGAAGACATAACATCACAGGCCTATCCGACGTTTGCCGAGCTGACCATGCAGACACTGGCTGAGCAGTTGCCACGGGATCAGGTCAGCCAGCTGATGCGCCAGGTCGGTGAGAAAATGGCCACACATCTGGACGTGAACGGGCAGTCGAGTCTCACCGGACGACTGCAAGCTGCCACTGACTTTCTTGACACTCTCGGGGCTGAGACAGTGGTGGACACACAGCAAGGCAACCCGGTGGTGCGCAGTTTCAGCTGCCCCCTGGGCCGGGCTGTGCGCCAGGAGCCTTGCGTCTGCTCGGTAGTTGCAGCCTTCTTGTCGGATGTCACCGGAACGACGGTGGACGAGCAATGCGATCGCGGTGAAAAACTGTTCTGCAAGTTTGTGGTCAAAGCATAG
- a CDS encoding winged helix-turn-helix transcriptional regulator gives MVKIPRPGHPVRGSRSGAPVMALFDLIGRRWAMGVLWTLSEIGPATFRDLQDKCETISPAVLNQRLKELQAARLVHKVASGYEVTEIGREIYSHLVPLGSTAKLWARHLSDE, from the coding sequence ATGGTAAAAATACCCAGACCCGGTCATCCTGTCAGGGGCTCGCGCAGCGGGGCGCCGGTCATGGCTCTGTTCGACCTGATCGGAAGGCGCTGGGCCATGGGCGTCTTGTGGACACTCAGCGAGATTGGCCCCGCCACCTTCCGTGACCTGCAGGACAAGTGTGAAACCATATCGCCCGCTGTTCTGAACCAGCGTCTCAAGGAACTGCAGGCGGCACGGCTCGTGCACAAGGTTGCATCCGGCTACGAAGTGACCGAGATCGGCAGGGAAATCTATTCGCATCTGGTGCCGCTCGGCAGTACGGCAAAGCTCTGGGCCAGGCACTTGTCTGATGAGTGA
- a CDS encoding SMP-30/gluconolactonase/LRE family protein → MKNIASIGNQGKVAVKNDNYEIRDDRFRRSIKLAEPIERIWTGGRWTEGPVYSPAFRCLLWSDIPNDRRLRWDELSGSVGDIRSGLGCYTNGSTLDREGRVIACEHGTRSVTRVEHDGSVTTLAARYQGKRFNSPNDVVVRSDGTIWFTDPAYGIESDYEGFQAEPELDGEHVYRLDPASGDCVRVADDFACPNGLAFSLDEQTLYIADSGATRYASGEHHIRVFAVKADGSLSGGEVFAECEHGVFDGFRFDNQGRIWTSAGDGVHCYHADGTLLGKVFIPEKVSNLCFGGPKLNRLFVTASSSVYSVLLATTGQPTF, encoded by the coding sequence ATGAAAAATATAGCATCTATTGGTAATCAGGGGAAAGTGGCAGTGAAGAACGACAATTACGAGATCAGGGATGACCGTTTCCGCCGCAGCATAAAGCTGGCTGAACCAATCGAGCGGATATGGACCGGCGGGCGCTGGACGGAGGGCCCGGTCTACTCGCCGGCCTTCAGGTGCCTGTTGTGGAGCGACATTCCAAACGACCGCCGCCTGAGATGGGATGAACTGAGCGGCAGCGTTGGCGACATTCGCAGCGGGCTTGGCTGTTATACAAACGGCAGCACACTGGACCGTGAAGGCCGGGTCATCGCATGCGAACACGGCACGCGCAGCGTCACCCGTGTGGAACATGACGGCTCCGTCACCACGCTTGCCGCCCGCTACCAAGGCAAACGTTTCAACAGCCCCAATGATGTCGTGGTGCGTTCAGACGGAACCATCTGGTTCACCGACCCTGCCTACGGAATAGAATCCGACTATGAGGGGTTTCAGGCCGAGCCCGAACTTGACGGCGAGCATGTCTACCGCCTCGACCCGGCCAGCGGCGATTGCGTGCGCGTAGCCGACGACTTTGCCTGCCCCAACGGCCTTGCCTTCTCGCTGGACGAGCAGACACTCTACATAGCCGATTCCGGAGCGACCCGGTATGCAAGCGGCGAGCATCATATTCGCGTATTCGCCGTGAAAGCCGACGGCAGTCTGTCCGGCGGCGAGGTTTTCGCGGAGTGCGAGCACGGTGTGTTCGACGGTTTCCGCTTTGACAATCAGGGACGCATCTGGACCAGCGCCGGAGACGGTGTGCACTGCTATCACGCGGACGGCACCCTGCTCGGCAAGGTTTTCATACCGGAGAAAGTGTCAAACCTGTGTTTCGGCGGACCCAAGCTGAACCGGCTGTTCGTCACCGCCTCCAGCAGCGTGTATTCGGTGCTGTTGGCAACCACGGGACAGCCAACTTTCTGA